In the Pseudoalteromonas undina genome, one interval contains:
- a CDS encoding SPFH domain-containing protein, whose translation MDSEQQTVAEAKNTSFMARFGRRNVILLTSVVVVLAVIATLTSQVISWNEADERLVHQSAFTGNLTVINQAGPYLKAFGTTSAYKKVISINFTGDSSATASAIVPLIPIRFLDTTTGGARGVSRFRLPGNVPASESGALRGLLKIHEEFGSQETLISNLLMRATTENVKASARMMSVEQHYSGGNGQLSQDFSDQLTNGIFVTEQIISTGERDKSDDLSNLSKQQRVTINIKKDAEGKPLRNAPILGSYGITVVDASIIDIDYENKVNARLEAQKQAAADEALARQNLKKAEQQARTEVALGEQAIAKQRAESEKLKIKEQIDAERIKANAIISAQQRVAVKAELAKEQEEILKQQRLEALGMDVLAEARLRAKSAALDPKYVFDETLKAEVKIQTALFNSLGNSRLVPEIVIGAGQGEQNNGSEFMRLLAADAALSLKKRLEKEKK comes from the coding sequence ATGGATAGCGAGCAACAAACAGTCGCTGAGGCAAAAAACACTTCATTTATGGCGCGTTTTGGTCGTCGTAATGTGATTTTACTAACATCCGTTGTTGTGGTGTTAGCAGTTATTGCAACATTAACTTCGCAGGTTATTTCATGGAATGAAGCCGATGAACGGTTAGTTCATCAGTCAGCTTTTACTGGTAATTTAACGGTAATAAATCAAGCGGGCCCTTACTTAAAAGCATTTGGTACCACATCGGCCTATAAAAAAGTTATTTCAATTAACTTTACCGGCGATAGCAGTGCAACAGCGAGTGCCATTGTACCACTCATTCCTATTCGATTCTTAGATACCACGACAGGTGGCGCCAGAGGAGTATCACGTTTTAGATTACCAGGTAATGTACCGGCAAGTGAGTCGGGCGCTTTACGTGGATTATTAAAAATTCATGAAGAATTTGGCTCCCAAGAAACCCTGATATCTAATCTTTTAATGCGTGCCACTACAGAAAATGTAAAAGCGTCGGCACGTATGATGTCGGTTGAGCAACATTACTCAGGTGGTAATGGTCAATTAAGCCAAGATTTTTCTGATCAACTGACTAATGGCATTTTTGTTACTGAGCAAATTATTAGTACTGGCGAGCGTGACAAGTCTGACGATTTAAGTAATTTAAGTAAGCAACAACGCGTTACCATTAATATAAAGAAAGATGCTGAAGGTAAGCCGCTGCGTAATGCACCTATTTTAGGCTCTTACGGCATCACGGTGGTTGATGCGAGTATTATTGATATTGATTACGAAAATAAGGTAAATGCGCGCTTAGAGGCGCAAAAGCAAGCTGCAGCAGATGAAGCGCTTGCAAGACAAAACCTTAAAAAGGCAGAGCAACAAGCACGTACAGAAGTTGCATTAGGCGAACAAGCGATTGCAAAGCAAAGAGCTGAGTCTGAAAAGCTAAAAATTAAAGAGCAAATTGATGCAGAGCGAATAAAAGCCAATGCGATTATTTCTGCACAACAGCGTGTTGCAGTGAAGGCTGAGCTTGCAAAAGAGCAAGAAGAAATTTTAAAACAGCAACGCTTAGAAGCTTTAGGCATGGATGTATTAGCTGAAGCACGTTTACGCGCAAAGTCAGCAGCACTTGATCCTAAATATGTGTTTGATGAAACACTTAAAGCAGAAGTTAAAATTCAAACGGCTTTATTTAATAGCTTAGGTAACAGCCGCTTAGTGCCTGAAATTGTTATAGGTGCGGGTCAAGGCGAACAAAACAATGGCTCTGAATTTATGCGTTTGTTGGCTGCAGATGCGGCTTTGAGTCTTAAAAAGCGTTTAGAAAAAGAGAAAAAGTAA
- a CDS encoding porin: MTPMKPLALAVAMVVFSHQAHADTDLDKVKQQLSSLQKQVEMLQKQLAKAEQKSEKSIERTIEVKEDTAEVKVAKHEHKPQGIKVGGAVRTNYSHTSYDDDNKNRGGDFDFDIFRLNFSGDVGDVKLNAEIRFFDYMTAVKYAYAAYDFADDWQVQAGITKVPFGNWPYNSHNYFFSTNYYVGLEDDHDLGVLFKRKIADNWQLDLGFFKNDELGGVDGYVDNRSDRYSYDIVGFREAGDGVYAEPTNAIGEYNTFSGRYGYHLEHEGGKTEIGVSALAGGLHDGVDRAGDYNAWALHLNSNMGPWNLQLQHGEYNYDIDNVNRIAVGAYSFYDSMAAEATMSSANVAYSVPVQWGAVTNLQFYNDYSAIYDKSDNSRDTWMNVTGFSVAAGGLFTYFDLVHGKNMPFVGGSLAGDSSETERRFNINIGYYF, encoded by the coding sequence ATGACACCTATGAAACCTTTAGCACTAGCAGTGGCTATGGTTGTTTTTTCACATCAGGCACATGCAGATACAGATCTTGATAAAGTAAAGCAGCAATTAAGCAGCTTACAAAAACAAGTGGAAATGCTGCAAAAGCAACTTGCGAAAGCAGAGCAAAAAAGTGAAAAATCAATCGAACGCACCATTGAAGTGAAAGAAGATACAGCTGAAGTTAAAGTAGCTAAACATGAACACAAGCCTCAGGGAATTAAAGTTGGTGGTGCTGTTCGAACCAACTACAGCCATACTTCGTATGATGACGATAATAAAAATCGCGGCGGCGATTTTGACTTTGATATTTTTCGCTTAAATTTCTCAGGCGACGTTGGTGATGTAAAATTAAACGCTGAAATTCGCTTTTTTGATTATATGACCGCTGTTAAATACGCTTATGCAGCTTACGATTTTGCTGATGATTGGCAAGTTCAAGCAGGTATTACCAAGGTTCCTTTTGGTAACTGGCCATACAATTCACATAACTACTTTTTCAGCACTAACTATTATGTTGGCCTTGAAGACGACCACGATTTAGGGGTGTTATTTAAGCGTAAGATTGCTGATAACTGGCAGCTTGATTTGGGCTTTTTCAAAAATGATGAATTAGGTGGTGTTGATGGTTATGTAGATAACCGCAGCGATCGCTATTCTTACGATATTGTTGGCTTTAGAGAAGCTGGGGATGGTGTTTATGCCGAGCCAACTAATGCTATAGGCGAGTACAATACGTTCTCAGGTCGTTACGGCTACCACCTAGAACATGAAGGTGGTAAAACTGAAATAGGTGTGTCGGCACTCGCTGGTGGCTTGCATGATGGTGTTGACCGCGCAGGAGACTACAACGCGTGGGCATTACATTTAAACAGTAATATGGGCCCTTGGAACTTACAACTTCAACACGGTGAATACAACTACGACATTGATAACGTAAACCGTATTGCTGTGGGCGCTTACTCGTTTTACGACAGCATGGCGGCAGAGGCAACAATGTCGAGTGCAAACGTAGCATACAGCGTACCGGTACAATGGGGCGCGGTAACAAACTTACAGTTTTATAACGACTATAGTGCTATTTACGACAAATCAGACAACAGCAGAGATACCTGGATGAACGTAACCGGTTTCTCGGTAGCTGCTGGTGGTTTATTTACTTACTTTGACTTAGTTCATGGTAAAAATATGCCATTTGTTGGTGGTTCATTAGCGGGCGATAGCAGCGAAACTGAGCGTCGCTTTAACATTAATATTGGCTATTACTTCTAA